The proteins below are encoded in one region of Leptospira terpstrae serovar Hualin str. LT 11-33 = ATCC 700639:
- a CDS encoding sulfurtransferase, with the protein MIQKWTRTLATSLLLSFSVSCAEKKEDNNTLLAGLLLFAANQIKVNTASDLVNESADDYNQNNWGLITPQTLARFQSNWQANKPSHITGNLIILQTDAADRVAGGAASPYVAENPSQGVYVYLLDDYKPVDLPSGGFRFNQTRDTGLFSSSVRYQANGAFVDDWLKTFGINLSKDLVVFAVGTGNGITAGAYPAKAVGAGAVQDVTRGVYWLRYWGADIKNLAILNGNLNKKATGAGIALSTSRSGINLERNAGFSVKQLRVDNTVLTLGLEDVYEIAKTGGAATIAGLTSKQQIIDARPAAQYDGTAQGLNVARNALVVNPASAAYITTSYQSSGAPSATAGNQTFVPFEGSIKSSKTFPWADLLRDNADGYEFLDKAAIKTLFDTTRAVYTPGTTIVSQCRTNFEAQVNGFASLNILGYPTVYYDGSLVEWTALVAGHGTGAVNQVPADFKWRTDTSSISNFLWYNEPTHVVRPTVNLTATTTKKFIQEDKAYKF; encoded by the coding sequence ATGATTCAAAAATGGACTCGAACACTCGCAACTTCCCTCCTACTTTCCTTCTCGGTATCCTGTGCAGAAAAGAAAGAAGACAACAACACTCTACTGGCAGGACTACTTTTATTTGCTGCCAACCAAATCAAAGTGAATACAGCTAGTGATTTGGTAAACGAATCGGCAGATGATTATAACCAAAACAATTGGGGTCTGATTACACCGCAAACTTTGGCTCGATTTCAAAGTAACTGGCAGGCAAACAAACCAAGCCATATTACAGGAAACCTAATCATATTACAAACCGATGCAGCAGACCGCGTGGCAGGTGGTGCCGCTTCCCCATACGTCGCAGAAAATCCAAGCCAAGGCGTTTATGTCTATCTATTGGATGATTACAAACCAGTGGATTTACCAAGTGGCGGATTTCGATTCAACCAAACAAGAGATACAGGACTTTTTTCCAGTTCAGTACGTTACCAAGCTAATGGAGCTTTTGTGGATGATTGGCTAAAAACTTTTGGAATCAATCTTTCTAAAGACTTAGTTGTCTTTGCTGTGGGAACAGGAAACGGAATCACCGCTGGTGCCTATCCTGCCAAAGCAGTGGGAGCTGGTGCCGTACAAGATGTAACACGAGGAGTTTATTGGTTACGTTATTGGGGTGCAGACATTAAAAACCTCGCCATCCTCAATGGAAACCTGAACAAAAAAGCAACTGGTGCAGGAATTGCTCTATCTACAAGTCGTTCAGGAATCAACTTAGAACGAAATGCAGGATTTTCAGTAAAACAACTCCGTGTGGATAACACAGTCCTAACCTTAGGTTTAGAAGATGTATATGAGATAGCAAAAACCGGAGGAGCAGCAACAATTGCCGGACTTACATCTAAACAACAGATCATTGATGCAAGGCCAGCAGCACAGTATGATGGGACAGCCCAAGGATTAAATGTTGCACGAAACGCTCTAGTTGTGAATCCAGCAAGCGCAGCTTATATCACAACTTCCTACCAATCTTCTGGGGCACCGTCTGCAACAGCAGGGAACCAAACATTTGTTCCTTTTGAAGGAAGTATCAAATCCTCAAAAACATTCCCTTGGGCTGACTTACTCAGAGACAATGCAGACGGCTATGAGTTCTTAGACAAAGCAGCAATCAAAACACTTTTTGATACTACTCGTGCTGTTTACACACCAGGAACTACCATTGTCAGCCAATGCCGTACAAACTTTGAAGCACAAGTAAATGGATTTGCTTCTTTAAATATCCTCGGATATCCAACTGTATATTATGATGGATCCCTTGTGGAATGGACCGCACTTGTCGCAGGACATGGAACAGGAGCGGTAAACCAAGTTCCAGCTGATTTTAAATGGAGAACTGATACCTCAAGTATTTCCAACTTCCTTTGGTATAACGAACCAACACATGTAGTTCGACCGACAGTCAATCTCACGGCAACCACCACAAAAAAATTCATCCAAGAAGATAAGGCTTACAAGTTCTAA